One window of the Leishmania panamensis strain MHOM/PA/94/PSC-1 chromosome 16 sequence genome contains the following:
- a CDS encoding hypothetical protein (TriTrypDB/GeneDB-style sysID: LpmP.16.0090), which produces MGKGRDKRKKNEDSAKAAKRATRQALKLHKGEKKENGEEATEGFNNEEAIEVTLKRIQKQERKVRAVEEVANVDPPTPRVNVVLVSHPERDNELILFGGEFWNGEKTEAYNDTYFFNAKRNTWARLSSAVKPPPRSSSQGVIYKQYLILFGGEFVSQSQSQYLHFKDVWRFDSRCSEWEELKNLKGGPSSRSGHRMVLWKRNAVMFGGFYDNALECRYFDDLWILSSLDGAGCWSQVKTAPMTDLPHARSGHSMGVYHDELFVYGGYSTQKFNRFKKSEATVHHDLWMISLQQEKEHTLSEGLLPVWTKIKLGGIPPPIRCGVSCAFKDKRLYLFGGVVDIESPGGKMMSTFYNDLYVFHMDTKRFYPVVLRRVAKRVAASGKRDHLDDLAAQLSALDLCHDKPSLDSETDSSSDESDDELPSQPGAAAASQDLKESYETNRHGQILPHRRIDSAMVVIGYTLYLYGGQFESSKKEITMSDLFALNLNKLDTYQPLLSQDLSAALWLGKESESNTASWESGSTVASAVYDLDYDEDDEDNEGGADNMGRRGVHFGNMSREPVPNSEDDGDEAPEAIPAELAMRVTPSVEGVADAIAGITRTGKKGLRVHKAQLLAQLGASAAVPTPQTEETFAAFFARTSSFWLNTARESVEGKCTDRHLKKEAAEFAKQRFYEARELLAQLQLVEDCEKEEAKFFRERRLQKEKEWEEYEEAQRRVEQCPSHGNDEADKM; this is translated from the coding sequence ATGGGCAAGGGGCGTGACAAGCGCAAGAAGAATGAGGACTCTGCCAAGGCCGCCAAGCGGGCCACTCGGCAGGCGCTGAAGCTGCATAAGggcgagaagaaggagaacgGCGAGGAAGCGACGGAGGGCTTCAATAACGAAGAGGCTATCGAGGTAACGCTCAAGCGCATCCAGAAGCAGGAACGAAAGGTGAGAgccgtggaggaggtcgCTAACGTTGACCCTCCCACGCCGCGCGTCAATGTCGTCTTGGTGTCGCACCCGGAACGCGATAATGAGCTCATCCTCTTCGGCGGTGAGTTCTGGAACGGCGAGAAGACAGAGGCGTACAACGACACATATTTCTTCAATGCCAAGCGCAACACCTGggcgcgcctctcttctgctgtcaagccgccaccacggagcagcagccaagGCGTCATCTACAAGCAGTACCTCATCCTGTTTGGTGGTGAGTTCGTCTCGCAGTCGCAGTCGCAGTATCTGCACTTCAAGGATGTGTGGCGCTTtgacagccgctgcagcgagtgggaggagctgaagaacCTCAAGGGCGGTCCATCCTCCCGCAGTGGCCACCGAATGGTGCTGTGGAAGCGCAATGCAGTCATGTTTGGCGGCTTCTACGACAATGCCCTGGAGTGCCGCTACTTTGACGATCTGTGGATTCTCTCCAGTCTTGACGGGGCTGGGTGTTGGTCACAGGTGAAGACGGCTCCTATGACAGACCTTCCACATGCGCGCAGCGGGCACAGCATGGGCGTCTACCACGACGAACTCTTTGTCTACGGCGGCTACTCGACGCAGAAGTTTAACCGCTTCAAGAAGTCGGAAGCCACAGTGCACCATGATTTGTGGATGATATccctgcagcaggagaaggagcacaCCCTCAGCGAGGGACTACTGCCAGTGTGGACGAAGATCAAACTCGGTGGTATTCCGCCGCCCATCCGGTGCGGCGTTTCCTGCGCCTTCAAGGACAAGCGACTCTATCTGTTTGGCGGCGTGGTCGACATCGAGTCACCAGGGGGTAAAATGATGTCTACCTTTTACAACGACCTCTATGTGTTTCACATGGACACGAAGCGCTTCTACCCTGTCGTGCTACGACGTGTAGCGAAGCGCGTTGCGGCGTCTGGAAAGCGTGACCACCTGGATGATCTAGCGGCCCAACTTAGCGCGCTGGACCTCTGTCATGACAAGCCAAGTCTCGACTCGGAGACTGATTCTAGCTCCGATGAGAGTGACGATGAGCTCCCCAGCCAGCcgggggcggcggctgcgagcCAGGACCTGAAGGAAAGCTACGAAACAAATCGGCACGGGCAAATTCTGCCGCACCGGCGCATAGACTCTGCGATGGTGGTAATCGGCTACACGCTGTACCTCTACGGTGGCCAGTTTGAAAGCAGCAAGAAGGAGATCACCATGTCCGACCTTTTCGCACTCAATCTGAACAAGCTGGATACATATCAGCCGCTGCTCTCACAGGACTTGTCCGCCGCGTTGTGGTTAGGCAAGGAGTCAGAGAGCAACACCGCTTCGTGGGAAAGCGGTAGCACGGTTGCCAGCGCTGTCTACGATCTGGActacgacgaggacgacgaagACAACGAGGGTGGTGCTGACAATAtggggcggcgcggcgtgcaTTTTGGTAACATGTCGCGCGAGCCTGTGCCCAACTCTGAGgacgatggcgacgaggcACCGGAGGCGATTCCCGCCGAGCTCGCAATGAGGGTGACACCAAGTGTCGAAGGAGTGGCGGACGCCATTGCTGGCATTACGCGCACGGGGAAGAAGGGCCTCAGGGTACACAAAGCGCAGCTCCTGGCCCAGCTCGGTgcctccgcggcggtgccaacTCCCCAGACGGAGGAGACGTTTGCCGCCTTTTTCGCCAGAACATCCTCCTTCTGGCTGAACACGGCGCGCGAGTCCGTGGAGGGCAAGTGCACCGACCGCCACTTGAAGAAGGAGGCCGCAGAATtcgcgaagcagcgcttctACGAGGCGCGGGAGTTGTTGGCGCAGCTTCAGCTCGTCGAGGACTGCGAGAAGGAGGAAGCGAAGTTCTTTCgggagcggcggctgcagaaggaaaaggagtgGGAGGAATACGAagaggcacagcggcgcgTCGAGCAGTGCCCAAGCCATGGAAACGATGAGGCTGATAAGATGTGA
- a CDS encoding hypothetical protein (TriTrypDB/GeneDB-style sysID: LpmP.16.0100), producing the protein MLSQERSLRTNFMYCVLPPFPTWWLLVAFNTMPTTLHQCRLVRCPHAIKLGALYASETKPSRRGQRVGRLYAPLFSSQCGLATMVHPHLQQRGGTATTELSRTLCGHTFSAEDHRLLCAVARARGWTGRVWVPVSVMEILSFSLAPNTCVPVRLVSSNRSVWVYHSSQFIVPLSVLRERWRAHVHHLESAEKDREATLLASQVTLDALPLSTNGERFDSATEECMLRRAGGCVKARRYWATAAEAKWLYRTPFTDAYLADPENCVVSHANELCRPLALYNVEGTVDPNRFTAFTCRRYDPVNHRGHFYRPAVAVYMKAFALQYDCLHEPQWITLSRAAKLGLSLLPHIAPLSFFRGTPVLLISIGATQRRSTPTSGVPPAIAADAAVASKDVLSDSECCREESLLVPPLS; encoded by the coding sequence ATGCTTAGTCAGGAAAGGTCACTCAGGACCAACTTCATGTACTgtgttctccccccttttccaaCGTGGTGGCTGTTGGTGGCATTTAATACTATGCCGACCACACTGCACCAGTGCCGCCTCGTGAGGTGCCCGCACGCCATCAAGCTTGGCGCCCTGTACGCAAGCGAAACCAAGCCAAGTCGGCGGGGGCAGCGAGTGGGGAGGCTGTACGCCCCCCTGTTCTCGTCACAGTGCGGCTTGGCTACGATGGTGCATCCTCATCTACAACAGCGTGGTGGGACAGCGACCACAGAGTTGTCACGAACACTTTGTGGACATACATTTTCTGCGGAGGATCATCGTCTTCTGTGCGCGGTGGCTCGAGCGAGGGGTTGGACTGGTCGTGTCTGGGTACCCGTCTCCGTCATGGAGATTCTGTCATTCTCACTGGCCCCCAACACATGTGTGCCGGTACGACTGGTGAGCTCCAACCGGAGCGTATGGGTGTACCACAGCTCCCAGTTTATTGTACCTTTGAGTGTTCTGCGAGAGCGGTGGAGAGCTCATGTTCACCACCTTGAAAGCGCGGAGAAGGATCGCGAGGCTACGTTGCTGGCATCGCAGGTGACACTGGACGCACTACCGCTGAGCACCAATGGCGAGCGATTTGACAGTGCTACGGAGGAGTGTATGCTGCGCAGGGCAGGCGGCTGCGTAAAGGCAAGACGGTActgggcaacagcagctgaggCAAAGTGGCTGTATCGTACGCCGTTCACCGACGCCTACCTCGCGGATCCGGAAAACTGCGTCGTTTCTCATGCAAACGAGCTTTGCCGTCCTTTGGCGCTCTACAACGTTGAGGGGACTGTCGACCCGAACCGCTTCACCGCATTCACCTGCCGCCGTTACGACCCGGTGAATCACAGAGGCCATTTCTACAGAcccgcggtggcggtgtaCATGAAGGCGTTTGCCCTTCAGTATGACTGTCTTCACGAGCCCCAGTGGATCACTCTGAGCCGTGCCGCGAAGCTCGGGCTCTCCCTACTGCCGCATATcgcgcctctttccttttttcgtGGGACGCCAGTTCTTCTCATCAGCATTGGTGCTAcccagaggaggagcacaccgACGTCAGGGGTACCACCCGCGATAGCCGCGGATGCCGCTGTCGCATCCAAGGACGTCCTCAGCGACTCGGAGTGTTGCCGCGAGGAATCCCTGCTGGTGCCGCCCCTTTCATGA
- a CDS encoding hypothetical protein (TriTrypDB/GeneDB-style sysID: LpmP.16.0110) gives MSTEPAFDASHTDFMGYNLAPDFATVVEASERTGVGYMQYSNGVIYEGDWLNGERHGLGVCYYPSGNIFVGQFRSGMMEGIGTMFFATGECFSGEFRQSSIYKGVYSCRGDEICGTWKDGKRVSEMPTKAPEVLQRARAALFSTIVEQVNMYLWQAASNPTKMVLPASPEDKILLPPLDIVSSNADAYAAPATSLQHLVATPNFRVGGQSFVSTRICNNSIGEGDTTDGLRGVTTEYGSPNTVFTCAAPSPGEIFFIWRFTQRCFVFLFPFLSLPWMPVAPLRITSLHEEREFVVSGAALRSDFDAPSFSICVIAVAMMCHITSIVIVATRVPLGHVQDGRLTLPEMVVPCVLWLVVALVGASYISFFRFPHGLERVDRRLTPKLSALAASLVDAKASVCIFTYDDNGRGKVMNRHYKYRWLLFAVVLGSMMSLSAPATRGGYGHQLFGSEAFEKAAAVLAFFATFLFSTTLTFLVLKITDMQREVRAKLHVMTNLAFLERRCLISPSKHMNMAFHLDERFDATNLFSGFPGWYSLRSLILYASACANHRARRTAMGIFWFVLVCAFIVGLLDIFYIAPRRPTPGNRYYSTAHSYALFTFLFWGALLHRYLYVCVSTRRELRQHLYIIDITGLYQRVKLDDSEASEIIQQCSRITERNDAEPEIFPQVIYNFVVVLTVLLNMGALAAICYQLRQAIGR, from the coding sequence ATGTCGACGGAGCCTGCATTCGATGCCAGTCACACGGACTTCATGGGCTATAACCTGGCACCGGACTTTGCGACTGTAGTAGAGGCCTCAGAGCGTACTGGCGTAGGGTATATGCAGTACAGCAATGGCGTCATCTACGAAGGAGATTGGCTGAACGGTGAACGCCACGGTCTTGGGGTGTGTTACTACCCTTCTGGCAACATCTTTGTCGGCCAGTTTCGCTCGGGGATGATGGAAGGGATAGGCACGATGTTCTTCGCGACGGGCGAGTGTTTCAGCGGCGAGTTTCGCCAGTCGAGCATCTACAAGGGTGTCTATAGCTGTCGAGGAGACGAGATCTGCGGTACCTGGAAAGACGGCAAGCGGGTGAGTGAGATGCCCACCAAGGCACCTGAGGTACTTCAACGTGCCCGCGCCGCACTCTTCTCGACCATTGTAGAGCAAGTGAACATGTATCTCTGGCAAGCTGCAAGCAATCCAACAAAGATGGTGCTTCCTGCATCCCCCGAAGACAAGATCCTGCTGCCACCTCTTGATATCGTCAGCTCGAACGCCGATGCATATGCCGCACCAGCGACATCcttgcagcacctcgtcgcaACGCCCAATTTCCGTGTAGGAGGTCAGAGCTTTGTGAGTACTCGAATCTGTAACAACTCTATCGGGGAAGGCGACACAACGGACGGCCTGCGTGGTGTCACTACAGAGTATGGCTCTCCCAACACTGTTTTCACCTGTGCTGCACCGTCTCCAGGCGAGATCTTTTTCATCTGGCGCTtcacgcagcgctgcttcgtctttctctttccctttctgtCATTGCCGTGGATGCCGGTGGCCCCGCTGCGCATCACCTCGCTGCACGAGGAGAGGGAGTTCGTGGTGAGTggggctgcgctgcgcagcgacTTCGATGCACCGTCGTTCTCCATATGCGTGATTGCTGTTGCAATGATGTGCCACATAACCTCCATCGTCATTGTAGCCACTCGTGTTCCGCTCGGGCACGTGCAAGATGGAAGGCTGACACTGCCGGAGATGGTTGTACCATGTGTGCTGTGGCTTGTTGTCGCGCTAGTGGGGGCGTCCTACATTAGTTTCTTTCGATTTCCGCATGGGCTTGAGAGGGTTGATCGCCGGCTCACACCGAAGTTGTCAGCACTTGCTGCGAGTCTGGTCGACGCCAAGGCAAGCGTCTGCATCTTCACCTACGACGACAATGGCAGAGGCAAAGTAATGAACCGGCACTACAAGTACCGCTGGCTGCTCTTCGCTGTCGTGTTGGGGTCTATGATGAGCCTCTCCGCACCAGCGACACGCGGCGGGTACGGGCACCAACTGTTCGGCTCTGAGGCCTTTGAGaaagccgccgccgttctcgccttcttcgcgacttttctcttttcgaCTACGCTGACGTTTTTGGTGCTCAAAATTACGGACATGCAGCGTGAGGTCCGAGCGAAGCTGCACGTGATGACAAATCTCGCCTTCTTAGAGCGCCGGTGCCTCATAAGCCCTAGCAAGCACATGAACATGGCCTTCCATCTTGACGAGCGCTTTGATGCCACGAACCTGTTCAGCGGCTTTCCAGGCTGGTACAGTCTTCGCTCCCTCATTCTCTACGCCTCCGCATGCGCCAATCACCGCGCGCGCAGGACCGCGATGGGCATCTTCTGGttcgtgcttgtgtgtgcctttATTGTGGGACTCCTCGACATCTTTTACATAGCCCCAAGAAGACCCACTCCCGGCAATCGGTACTACTCCACCGCCCACTCCTACGCGCTCTTCACCTTTCTTTTCTGGGGCGCGCTGTTGCACCGTTacctgtacgtgtgcgtctccACCCGCCGCGAGCTGAGGCAGCATTTGTATATCATCGACATCACCGGGCTATACCAGCGAGTAAAGCTGGATGACTCGGAGGCCAGCGAGATTATTCAGCAGTGCAGCCGAATCACGGAGAGAAACGACGCAGAGCCGGAGATATTTCCTCAGGTGATCTATAATTTTGTTGTCGTCTTGACAGTTCTTCTGAACATGGGGGCCCTGGCAGCCATCTGCTACCAGCTTAGGCAGGCCATCGGCCGCTGA
- a CDS encoding phosphotransferase-like protein (TriTrypDB/GeneDB-style sysID: LpmP.16.0120), which produces MPAEVVLMMDLMGVLTTSPFPAARRLAENMMRCVFERANSHIIVKRIQERPVPFLAKKYSNFFFTVMKFTERTRGLKSAFERLELGELNRLEFITAFREEIHFMLLALSKHNPEELDAMNIAFPRKVDALKKRFPLLCDPVVQVHIHELLDVEAFLCTIEKVSPRKNVLNLLHYLRTKSQQEIRLFAIGNTWEYEGQYRRMVKAMRYSVTDSVSSAYPVICPVKYGANPNSYQNSFQVTGLFDGYVQSYISHKRKPYPDIFMQALEEVRMGRVPTGEALRYDIQPNIFYFDDVEAHCEVARELPGSPFTEVLRIENGACDVYRSIVRSLKTVAEKDPFWAEVLAGVEKDIAPLFRPSTTPDGKSTSWVTEELHNYNDNLLFIGPPPNELCSSVNTCEKDRYRMDEEDQERILFYCAQHLPHLFPLKIPARPEADMKLRTQPGLATSAGPILFEYVEGSRFFESYRLTLRTGSYMLRIQPRGPSPYGSVDIRREYETMAHLHEMSPELQIPTPLLYCDSYAVCGRRFFLRRYRDGENIINVSQLIQPRIRRPYSLQRVSINVELRPKLFYKQAIAVLSALHNSPLPPFMRQVEEEMRRTKRHKHPLLGMVQESIEMYKRVLSKSETSGRFDVQLRSAMIEELSRAILACFDKMQLSHQMIPMPDRLVTLHGNFNLSSVLFTHRSLEGPAKYPPHLIGIVQFKFTRLGDPLVDVASAAMFCFLKQPDGIYDTPHEIQILFPSPSDLLEMYCSARGYMLHLDRRCRYDIFKVYLASLCLQRAIMLITDIVSGTISPHGKRYSDSRSIAQADQLAKRGLDILRSRIAAKL; this is translated from the coding sequence ATGCCGGCAGAAGTTGTGCTCATGATGGACCTGATGGGTGTGCTAACGACATCTCCGTTTCCAGCTGCACGGCGCCTTGCAGAGAACATGATGCGGTGCGTCTTCGAACGCGCCAACTCGCACATCATCGTGAAGCGCATTCAGGAGCGGCCTGTACCATTTTTGGCGAAGAAGTACAGCAACTTCTTCTTTACCGTGATGAAGTTCACAGAGCGCACGCGTGGATTGAAAAGCGCCTTCGAGAGGCTGGAGTTGGGTGAGCTGAATCGGCTGGAGTTCATCACAGCCTTCAGGGAGGAGATCCATTTTATGCTGCTTGCACTCTCCAAGCACAACCCAGAGGAGCTGGACGCAATGAATATCGCCTTTCCCAGGAAGGTCGATGCCCTCAAGAAGCGCTTTCCGCTGCTCTGCGACCCTGTTGTGCAGGTGCACATCCACGAACTGCTGGACGTGGAGGCCTTTCTGTGCACGATTGAGAAGGTCTCGCCGCGCAAGAACGTGCTGAACCTGCTGCACTACCTGCGCACCAAGAGTCAGCAGGAGATTCGCCTCTTTGCCATCGGCAACACATGGGAGTACGAGGGGCAGTACCGACGTATGGTGAAGGCGATGAGGTACTCTGTCACAGActccgtctcctccgcctACCCAGTCATCTGCCCTGTCAAGTATGGCGCGAATCCCAACTCTTACCAGAACAGCTTTCAGGTGACGGGCCTCTTCGATGGGTACGTGCAGAGCTATATTTCTCACAAGCGCAAGCCGTATCCCGACATCTTCatgcaggcgctggaggaggtgcgcatgGGCCGTGTCCCCACCGGCGAGGCGCTCCGCTACGATATCCAGCCGAACATTTTCTACTTCGACGACGTAGAAGCGCACTGCGAGGTGGCTCGCGAACTGCCGGGCAGCCCCTTCACCGAGGTCTTGCGTATCGAGAATGGCGCGTGTGACGTGTACAGGAGCATAGTGCGTTCCTTGAAGACGGTCGCGGAGAAGGACCCGTTTTGGGCTGAGGTGCTGGCCGGGGTAGAGAAGGACATCGCACCTCTGTTCAGACCATCAACGACCCCCGACGGCAAGTCGACCTCGTGGGTGACAGAAGAGCTGCACAACTACAACGACAACTTGCTTTTCATCGGACCGCCACCGAACGAGCTGTGCTCGTCGGTCAACACCTGCGAAAAGGACCGGTACCGCATGGATGAGGAGGACCAAGAGCGCATTCTATTTTACTGCGCCCAGCACCTGccgcacctcttccccctgAAGATCCCAGCACGACCGGAGGCAGACATGAAGCTGCGCACACAGCCGGGCCTGGCTACGTCGGCCGGCCCCATCCTCTTCGAGTACGTCGAGGGCAGTCGCTTCTTTGAGTCCTACCGGTTGACGTTGCGCACCGGTAGCTACATGTTGCGGATTCAGCCGCGCGGCCCGTCACCATACGGCTCTGTGGACATCCGTCGCGAGTATGAGACAATGGCGCACCTCCACGAAATGTCACCGGAGCTGCAGATCccgacgccgctgttgtACTGCGACTCCTACGCCGTGTGCGGACGTCGCTTCTTTCTCCGCCGATACCGCGATGGTGAGAACATCATCAATGTCTCGCAGCTCATTCAGCCGCGCATTCGCCGACCCTACTCCCTGCAGCGTGTATCAATCAATGTGGAGCTCCGGCCCAAGCTTTTCTACAAGCAGGCGATTGCGGTGCTCTCGGCGCTGCACAattcgcctctgccgccctTTATGAGGCaggtcgaggaggagatgcggcgCACGAAGCGGCACAAACACCCACTACTGGGCATGGTGCAGGAGAGTATTGAGATGTACAAGCGGGTGCTGTCCAAGAGCGAGACCTCTGGTCGCTTcgatgtgcagctgcgctccGCCATGATTGAAGAGCTGTCGCGCGCCATTTTGGCCTGCTTTGACAAGATGCAGCTATCGCACCAGATGATTCCGATGCCAGACCGTCTCGTCACACTGCACGGTAACTTCAACCTGTCCTCTGTCCTCTTTACGCACCGCTCACTGGAGGGCCCCGCGAAGTACCCGCCACATCTGATCGGTATAGTGCAGTTCAAGTTCACCCGACTCGGTGACCCACTCGTCGATGTcgcgtcggcggcgatgtTCTGCTTCCTTAAGCAGCCCGATGGCATCTACGACACCCCGCACGAAATCCAGATTCTCTTTCCGTCCCCAAGCGACCTCTTGGAAATGTATTGCAGTGCGCGTGGTTACATGCTGCACCtcgaccgccgctgccgctacgACATCTTCAAGGTGTACCTCGCCAGCCTGTGTCTTCAGCGAGCCATAATGCTCATTACCGACATTGTCTCTGGCACCATTTCGCCTCATGGGAAGCGCTACTCCGACTCTCGCAGCATTGCGCAAGCGGATCAGCTGGCGAAGCGTGGCCTCGACATCCTCCGTAGTCGCATAGCGGCGAAGCTGTAA